The Salvelinus fontinalis isolate EN_2023a chromosome 7, ASM2944872v1, whole genome shotgun sequence genomic sequence TCCACAATGAAGGTTCTTATTGTCACTGAGTGTACTGAACATGTAACATGCATGTTTTCCTACGGGGTCTTTAAATTCTCCTAATTGTCTTTAGAGAATAGTCTTTGCACTGGAATATTTAGTGACATATATATTGCAAGGTATTGCATACCTCGTTTTGTTTCTTTGTAGTATGCAAGTGTAATGCAGCAGGGGAGAATGTAACATGgatggttatgtttccacttgcacCTAGAGAAAGGTATATttaatgttcaagcattcttattggttggtTCAATTCCGATGACATGGCGTGTTGTTATTGGCcccgcttgcagatagggggagatcgtgAACGTCAGGTctccccagtatgaaaatgtgatgcaagggattttaccatcgacagccatcaacatcattaagccctgcacaactaacgtgctgtttcctatttaacaacataataaataatgctcaactgggaccactggctgGGGTGATTTATTTGGACAAAACAACGCAAGGAGAGTACAATTAACATCTGTTACACATACACATAAGCACCCAACTGCCTTTGTGAGATTGTGCTTCACCTCCAATGTTTAATTGAAGCTTCTGTAACAATTAACTCCCCCAAATCAAGCGGAGACATCAGCTAGCTATGACAGTTTACGCGTGAACGTAGCCAAGACAACCATCTTACCTCGCCAACAAGCTGAACACCATAGTCCCTCTTCTGTGGCTGGATGGTCACTCCCCTGCCATTAACCAGCTGAGTCAGGTCAATGGGCTGAGTGGGGTCAACCCGGCCCAGGTCAATCAGATACTGCAGCCTGTTCAGGGTCAGGGGCTGGTACTGAGCCCGCCGACTGGGAAGAAGAGCACAAATTTGTGAGTATAATCTCCTATCTCTAGTTATGTATGTACAGAGATGCAGTATGAAAAGTTACAAGGACTCTTTTGCTTCTAGGCCACCAACTCTGTATAGTATGATCATTTGATGTTAGAATCTGGAGTGTTCAACAATGGACATCAATGTATTACCTGTGTCCCTCATTGTAGCCGTATTTGGGGATGGCTAGATAGAAGGGAGTCTGACCCCCCTCGAACCCCAGGCGAGGTCGGTTGCCTCGTTGCCTCTCCCCTTTGTGACCCCGGCCACTTCTGTTTCCTCCATGTTGACCTCTGCCTCGCTTCTTCTCCTGCAAAATAATAGACAAGATAAAAAATAACAGCGTTAGAATCGCTAATTGTTTGTCATTGGCACAATGAATTCATGTAACAAATGTATGTTTGAGACGGCTAGACAAGCCCAAAACTGTGTGACTAGAAATTATAACTAACTTACTATGCTATTTTCTTGTGTTTGATGTAGCAGACAGTGATGATAACTGACCAATTGTGTTACAATCAGATGTTGTGCTTACATTTTAGGAGTAAACAAGAGatttagctatagctagctactatttgtaCAAGCAAGCCATCTTTGGCTGGCTaaattacagtagctagctaacgttagctgatggCTACTACCAGCTAtgctagttagcttgctagctattcAGCAACTGATGATCTGGTAAACGCATACTTACAGCCTTCTTGGTCCCCGGTTCAGGTCGTAAGTTTGCTAATGAAATACGAGGCAAATTCTGCAAAATATCTAATGCCTTCCCACCAGGTTTTCTCGTAAAAGACATCGTCCTCTCCACATGTCAACGTAATCCAAGGACAAAATCGGCTACCATGGATATGGCTCACGTGACACACAATCTGGCATTTGCCGGAAGCGGAAGTGCCATTGTTTCACAGACTTTTAGACCATCTGTATTTTCTACGAATTGAAGAATTGAATGGATTAGTACATTGTCCTATCCACTGGGTTTACCAGTTAATGAATTCTTactgcgctctctctctgccaAACTGATGCCCGCGAGTACGTAAACATACTGTTCCCGCAACTATCGCATGTAATAACAAGGGCGATACAAATTTAACGTTTTCGTTCCATCCAAGGATACATTGTAAATTCTCTTGGCGAATACCAGCTGCCTGTACGTTGTATGTGCGGTAATAGTATGTCAGTGCCCTTGCCTGCTATTGTACCTGCCGCTCGGAAAGCCACTGCAGCGGTGAGTTAAGATGATTTTTGACAGCGAGTTTTGAATGCATAGTTTATTGTTGCGGGCAATAACTTCCTCTCACATTAAAACTATAGTCTCACTTACGTCTGTATTCCCAGTAAAGGACCACTAGTGGGAAGATAGAAACATGTGTTTTACTGTAGGGCTGTAACAAAATCCTGCACAGTAGCTCTCCAGGTGGAGGGTTGGCCACCCCTGACCTAGATATACCAACCATAGACATTGAAGTGTTGTCAATAAAGCTAACCACATTGTACATTTATGTATCTATTTTGCATTGCAGGTGATATTTCTTCATGGCCTAGGTGACACTGGGTATGTGCAGCTCATTAGTTTCATCCCTCATCTTACTCCTTCCACTCACCATTGATTTAAGAGTTATATCTGTTGTTATTATTTCCATTCACTATAGTCTATAGCTCATAAAATGTAATTTGCTTTTGTTCATAGCCATGGCTGGGCAGAGGCCTTTGCTGGGATCCGGACACCACATGTGAAATACATCTGTCCTCACGCGTGAGTACCTCTGTGGACAAGTACAGCTCCTGTATTTGGATAATGTTGATGATAGTGATTATTGATGACATTGGGTTTAGTATACACATTTATTACTGACATTGgaatatttttgttattttgatttTTCAGTCCAATCAAGCCTGTTACGTTAAACATGGGCATGTCCATGCCCTCCTGGTAAGAAGTGAAGTCTCTTTCATTTTATATTAAGTAGGCAATATCGAAGAACAGTACTATTTGGGTTAATCACTCCCCTCTATGTTTTAGGTTTGACATCATCGGATTGCAAACAGATGCAGAGGAAGACGAAGCTGGTATTAAACAGGCTTCAGAGAATAGTAAGTTAGAGTAGTAGGGTTTAATGTAGCAGTACTAGGACATTACAGTATGATGACGTTTAACACGGAATGAACTTGAGCTTGTCATGATTCTATTTGAGCTTGATTTGATTGACTGCTTCCAATCTCCTCAGTTAAAGCACTGATAGATCAAGAAGTGAAGAATGGAATACCATCACACAGAATTGTTCTTGGTGGATTTTCTCAGGTAGACTAGTGTATGACAACAAAAAACTGTAAAACAATGCTGAAATGTACATAATTTCGTGGTAAGACAGTGAGTATTCATGTTTTTGTGTGCTTTGGCATAAATAGGGTGGAGCGTTGTCTCTGTACACAGCTCTCACAACCCAACAGAAGCTGGGGGGAGTGGTTGCTCTAAGCTGCTGGCTCCCTCTACGGAACTCCTTCCCCCAGGTAATACACTGTATCCTGCATTATAAGTGTTCTGTGGTGCGCTTAGGTTTTGCATATGATCCATTCAATTGTTTTGGAATGCAAACAGTCTATCAGTTTGTTACTTTACCAAAGCACACAAATCAACAATGTTCAAAGTCCAAGACAGACCAAATCATTTAAGAGGCATTGCAAATCGTAGCTGATTTTAAATCTAACCATAATGATGTCTTTTTTCAGGCATCGAGAAACTCTGCCAACAATGAGATGCATGTCCTGCAGTGCCATGGTGAGGCGGACCCTCTGGTGCCCGTAATGTTTGGATGTCTCACTGTAGAGAAGCTAAAGACCCTCTGCAATCCATCCAACATCATCTTCAAGACCTATCCCAGAATGCCACACAGTGCCTGCCCTGAGGTTAGTATGGTTTGCACAGTGGCTGTGAGAAGAGACTAGAATGAAGATTGgcaccttttttattttattttataaatacattttatccccttttctccccaattttcatggtatccaatcgctagtaattactatcttgtctcatcgctacaactcccgtacgggctcgggagagacgatggtcgaaagccacgcgtcctccgaagcacaacccaaccaagccgcactgcttcttaacacagcgcgcctccaacccggaagtcagccgcaccaatgtgtcggaggaaacaccgtgcacctggcccccttggttagcgcgcactgcgcccggcccgccaccggagtcgctggagcgcgatgagacaaggatatccctaccggccaaaccctccctaacccggacgacgctagcccaattgtgcgtcgccccacggacctcccggtcacggccggctgcgacagagcctgggcgcgaacccagagactctggtggcgcagctagcactgcaatgcagtgctctagaccactgcgccacccgggaggccaagatTGGCACTTTTTGAAGACTTTGGACATGCACTATTGAATTGATATGAAATTACTTTATATT encodes the following:
- the lypla1 gene encoding acyl-protein thioesterase 1; the encoded protein is MCGNSMSVPLPAIVPAARKATAAVIFLHGLGDTGHGWAEAFAGIRTPHVKYICPHAPIKPVTLNMGMSMPSWFDIIGLQTDAEEDEAGIKQASENIKALIDQEVKNGIPSHRIVLGGFSQGGALSLYTALTTQQKLGGVVALSCWLPLRNSFPQASRNSANNEMHVLQCHGEADPLVPVMFGCLTVEKLKTLCNPSNIIFKTYPRMPHSACPEEMMDIKQFIEKQLPPI